TATCAAGAACCGCTGGACATTCGTATTCGTCAACTTTGCCTTGATTACTATAAAAAGCTTGATTCCATTATTGAGAATCTTGTAAGTTTGTCAGGCTCTGACACAAACGTAATTTTTACCTCCGACCATGGTTTTGGTTCAACTACTGAAGTAGTCTATATCAACGAATGGCTCTCACAAAATGGGTATCTAAAGTGGGCGGATTCATCAGATTCAGGAGATGTAAGCGGAAAGCTTACTCCTGATCGAATGAAGGAACATATGATGATGATCGACTGGAAAAATACTCTGGCCTATTGCCCTTCACCCAGTAGCAACGCAATCTATGTTCTTAGAAATGATGACTCTAATGCAGGCGTTAAAAATGAAGAATATGCTCAATTCTGCAGTAAGCTAAAGCAACAACTTAAGAATTATAAAGACCCATCTGATGGAAAGCATGTTTTTGTTGATGTAGATATTAATAGGAAAAGAATTGAAGGCCTACCTACGATTGAATACTCGCCCGACATTACCCTTAAACTTCGTGATGGGGGATTTGTATCGATTGTAAAGTCAACCCGTGTCGTCACACCTCGAGAAAAGCCTGAAGGGACACATCGCCCCAATGGAATTTTTATCGCACGAGGGCCGGACATCAAAACAGAACTATCTCTTCAACCCTTGTCCATTCTTGATATTACTCCCTTGTTACTTTATCTCCTAAGATTGCCAATTTCTTCTGATCTAGAGGGTAGGTTACCTGTGGCAGTAATTAATGAGGATACTCTATCGTCATACCCGGTACAGTATGACGATACGTCCCATTATCAATGGCAGGGATCAGTAGACCAAACCAAAGATATTTCTGAAGAGGAAAAGGATGCTTTAATGAATCAATTAAAGTTACTTGGATATATGGATTAGCAGCAGCGTTGAATTTAATGGTAAAACATTACAATTTGGACTTTGGAGGGCTTTTAAAGCCCTGTTTATAGACAATAAGCGTATTAAGTAGCTTAAGTGGCACCTAAAGTGAAATATCTGATCTACAAAAGCGATCCAATTTCTTAGCTTTAAGCTAACGTTCAACACTTCTGATGGA
The Neosynechococcus sphagnicola sy1 DNA segment above includes these coding regions:
- a CDS encoding alkaline phosphatase family protein gives rise to the protein MNKVLMIGLDGATYTLLNPMMENGIMPFMNKFLKEGVYSNLMSTRNPLTPPAWTSMITGRDPDAHGIYDFLHPESSSNGVYLKLNDSRNIRCETLWSMASRQGKKVTSLNFYGMSPPFPIDGYLISGFVPWKHLRSATHPPTLFETLKSLPNFNYKHLGMDISDEKKCIQGLGEDEYENWIFSQLNRTEAWSDLLSYLMKTDPTDLTAIVFDGPDKLQHLFWRYLDPQLFATYQEPLDIRIRQLCLDYYKKLDSIIENLVSLSGSDTNVIFTSDHGFGSTTEVVYINEWLSQNGYLKWADSSDSGDVSGKLTPDRMKEHMMMIDWKNTLAYCPSPSSNAIYVLRNDDSNAGVKNEEYAQFCSKLKQQLKNYKDPSDGKHVFVDVDINRKRIEGLPTIEYSPDITLKLRDGGFVSIVKSTRVVTPREKPEGTHRPNGIFIARGPDIKTELSLQPLSILDITPLLLYLLRLPISSDLEGRLPVAVINEDTLSSYPVQYDDTSHYQWQGSVDQTKDISEEEKDALMNQLKLLGYMD